A stretch of Chelmon rostratus isolate fCheRos1 chromosome 18, fCheRos1.pri, whole genome shotgun sequence DNA encodes these proteins:
- the zbtb25 gene encoding zinc finger and BTB domain-containing protein 25, which yields MEVSSHSLFLLQQLNVQREFGFLCDCTVAIGNVYFKAHRAVLAAFSNYFKMIFIHQSSECIKIQPTDIQPDVFSYLLHIMYTGMCPKQPVDQSRLQEGIKFLHAYQLCRKPGEGAADAATDVVRMSNLYGIQISSQLANKEAPGVPKSTTVSCGAPDDERSSGRGGRSLSQLSLAVGLEGVPSDRQASVQRNVCSVASGDDSDISTRIKQERLEEEEGEDGEGEEGQGAGSPSPAQGSSPSQSLLFKERSLVLLCPRCGERCSSPEGLREHLFSHALDPTRLMEGLSQGGELDAGAEEGPPGAQEQLDAGCLEEALRQSQALANQLAAELRRSRGGGGGGGGGSSPTPAVLHSRKRKIACAVCSLRFSHKSQLQEHMYTHTGKPSRYHRYNRLCSQLFQASAHFCEGAAEHGGGGGASAGTAALSEETNRDTQDNGSSCYSLDSEISQESVDGVPVE from the exons ATGGAGGTGTCGTCTCACagcctcttcctgctgcagcagctcaatGTTCAGAGAGAGTTCGGCTTCCTGTGTGACTGCACCGTCGCCATCGGAAACGTCTACTTTAAAGCTCACCGAGCCGTGCTGGCTGCCTTCTCCAACTACTTCAAGATGATCTTCATCCACCAGTCCAG CGAGTGTATAAAGATCCAGCCCACAGACATCCAGCCGGACGTCTTTAGCTACCTGCTGCACATCATGTACACGGGCATGTGTCCCAAACAGCCGGTGGACCAGAGCCGGCTGCAGGAGGGCATCAAGTTCCTTCACGCCTACCAGCTGTGCCGGAAGCCCGGCGAGGGTGCCGCTGACGCCGCCACCGACGTGGTTCGCATGTCCAACCTGTACGGCATCCAGATCTCCTCCCAGCTGGCAAACAAGGAGGCGCCTGGAGTCCCGAAGTCCACCACAGTGTCCTGCGGGGCCCCCGACGATGAACGCTCCTCTGGCCGGGGGGGACGGTCCCTCTCACAGTTGTCCCTTGCTGTTGGACTGGAGGGGGTCCCGTCAGACCGCCAGGCCTCGGTACAACGCAACGTCTGCTCTGTGGCATCCGGAGATGACTCGGATATCTCAACCCGCATCAAGCAGGAgcggctggaggaggaggaaggggaggacGGTGAGGGGGAAGAGGGCCAGGGGGCGGGGTCTCCGTCTCCAGCTCAGGGTAGCAGTCCCAGTCAGAGCCTCCTGTTCAAAGAACGCTCCCTAGTCCTGCTGTGTCCTCGCTGTGGAGAACGCTGCTCCTCCCCTGAGGGCCTACGGGAGCACCTGTTCAGCCATGCTCTCGATCCCACCCGCCTGATGGAGGGGCTGTCGCAGGGCGGCGAGCTGGATGCCGGTGCGGAGGAGGGGCCGCCGGGGGCCCAGGAGCAGCTGGATGCAGGATGTCTGGAGGAGGCACTGAGACAGAGCCAGGCGCTCGCTAAtcagctggctgcagagctgaggaggagccgggggggaggaggagggggagggggagggagcagCCCCACCCCCGCCGTCCTGCATTCGCGCAAACGAAAGATCGCCTGCGCCGTCTGCAGCCTACGCTTCTCCCACAAGAGCCAGCTGCAGGAGCACATGTACACCCACACCGGCAAACCGTCCCGCTACCACCGCTACAACCGCCTCTGCAGCCAGCTTTTCCAAGCCTCCGCCCACTTCTGCGAGGGCGCCGCAGAGCACGGGGGAGGGGGCGGAGCCTCGGCCGGCACCGCCGCGCTGTCTGAGGAGACCAACAGGGACACTCAGGACAACGGCAGCTCCTGCTACTCCCTGGACTCAGAGATCTCTCAGGAGAGCGTGGATGGCGTGCCGGTCgaatga
- the LOC121622017 gene encoding uncharacterized protein LOC121622017 → MRDPRGAERGKQATYTGEKKAKLVAKASKKWVRLATVVVYVLSVSLAAVILAVYYSLLWKPTAGRGLTRTGTVEPGAGISRTEMDAPGTRSHKNNPNKLKCKNNIRQMKTRNNSSVHIYKDTKKPDQTTYDRHRTGSVESSPGDSAQVPSVPSTGRDAPLQSGRSFTSTAMTTAEQPALTAQDPSNLPTHTGTHRDPETDSSGSGMQELSDAGELVLRIR, encoded by the coding sequence ATGCGGGACCCGAGGGGAGCGGAGCGGGGCAAACAAGCCACCTACACCGGGGAGAAGAAGGCGAAGCTGGTGGCCAAAGCCAGCAAGAAGTGGGTCAGACTGGCCACCGTGGTGGTCTACGTCCTGTCCGTGTCTCTGGCTGCAGTCATCCTGGCTGTTTACTACAGTCTCCTCTGGAAACCCACAGCGGGACGCGGACTGACCCGGACAGGGACCGTGGAGCCGGGAGCAGGGATCTCCAGGACTGAAATGGATGCACCTGGTACAAGAAGTCATAAAAATAATCcaaataaactgaaatgtaaGAATAATATTAGACAGATGAAGACCAGGAACAACAGCTCTGTTCATATTTATAAAGACACGAAGAAACCTGATCAAACCACTTATGACAGACACAGAACCGGTTCAGTGGAGTCCTCTCCCGGGGACTCCGCTCAGGTTCCCTCGGTCCCCTCCACCGGACGGGACGCACCCCTTCAGTCCGGACGGAGCTTCACCTCCACGGCCATGACCACCGCTGAGCAGCCCGCTTTGACCGCGCAGGATCCGTCCAACCTGCCGACACACACCGGGACACACCGGGACCCGGAGACGGACTCCTCCGGGTCCGGGATGCAGGAGCTCAGTGACgcaggagagctggttctgaGGATCAGATGA
- the zbtb1 gene encoding zinc finger and BTB domain-containing protein 1: protein MARPSHSDHVLQQLNNQREWGFLCDCLIAIGDIYFRAHKAVLAACSSYFRMMFIRDQQGAGRLDLSNMQISAECFDLILQLMYLGRIVVGSYEFEELKASMAYLQMYYIPDSLEDLRDIRSSNLTPSSSASSSSSSSSTGPAGSKMMFGVRMYEQQKPTAPEAERLPKTVSSTAGRPAVPATISRPVVVEEVVNAPLMVAPPLVDGGAEQPCDLRKRSSGRSSTLKDRPRFGRTYTCDDCGFVFSCEKLLIEHILTCTNRKAFHQPRGNVEGDNDSSKAESSASESVEEHRVICKGEDDWPEAKVDSDLTIRSVAAGTDGEPGSTRSISIKTEPEEGMFPEIEVVRVGEHANRNCSTLLSDATRKDLRREKTGSDREPEPGVSGMDNSSEPFEGHMSSSVDSGHPAKLRKVKDEKPDADCAPCELCGALLTEEDKSAHYLSNHMGHICACGRCGQVLIKGRQLQEHAERCGESQGGESDSHGEDEASLLEEPQGMEEGLLEAADLACSHCGLLFQNESLALEHALSCHDQELFRPVLLEEGGEPDHRRKHFCSICGKGFYQRCHLREHYTVHTKEKQFTCQTCGKQFLRERQLRLHTDMHKGMARYVCPVCDQGTFLKHDHVRHMISHLSAGETICQVCFQIFPGGEQLEKHMDVHLYICGVCGEKFRLRKDMRSHYNSKHTKRL, encoded by the coding sequence ATGGCGAGGCCGAGCCACAGCGATCacgtcctccagcagctcaacAACCAGCGGGAGTGGGGCTTCCTGTGCGACTGCCTCATCGCCATTGGCGACATCTACTTCAGGGCGCACAAGGCCGTCCTGGCGGCCTGCAGCTCCTACTTCAGGATGATGTTCATCCGGGACCAGCAGGGGGCGGGCCGCCTGGACCTGAGCAACATGCAGATCAGCGCAGAGTGCTTCGACCTGATCCTGCAGCTCATGTACCTCGGACGCATCGTTGTGGGGAGCTACGAGTTTGAAGAACTCAAGGCCTCCATGGCGTACCTGCAGATGTACTACATCCCAGACTCGCTGGAGGATCTCAGGGACATCAGGAGCTCCAACCTCACCCCGTCCTCctcagcctcttcctcctcatccagTTCCTCCACCGGCCCCGCCGGCAGCAAAATGATGTTTGGAGTCCGCATGTACGAGCAGCAGAAGCCTACGGCGCCAGAAGCAGAGCGCCTACCAAAAACTGTCAGCAGCACCGCTGGGCGTCCAGCTGTTCCAGCAACCATCAGCAGAccagtggtggtggaggaggtggtgaatGCTCCTCTGATGGTGGCACCACCGTTGGTGGACGGAGGAGCGGAGCAGCCCTGTGATTTGAGAAAGAGGTCCAGTGGCAGGAGTTCGACTCTCAAGGACCGTCCTCGTTTTGGCCGCACCTACACCTGCGACGACTGCGGCTTCGTCTTTAGCTGCGAAAAACTTTTAATCGAACACATCCTGACCTGCACCAACCGGAAGGCCTTTCATCAGCCGAGAGGTAACGTCGAAGGCGACAATGACTCCAGCAAAGCTGAGAGCTCCGCCTCTGAGAGCGTAGAAGAACACAGGGTCATCTGCAAAGGTGAGGACGACTGGCCCGAGGCCAAGGTCGACTCTGACCTCACCATCAGGTCGGTGGCAGCTGGGACAGACGGCGAGCCTGGCTCCACCAGAAGCATCTCTATCAAGACAGAACCAGAAGAAGGCATGTTCCCTGAGATTGAGGTTGTCCGGGTCGGCGAGCATGCCAACAGAAACTGTAGCACGCTGTTAAGTGATGCCACACGCAAAGACTTGAGGAGGGAGAAAACTGGATCAGACCGCGAACCAGAGCCCGGTGTCTCAGGTATGGATAACAGCAGCGAGCCTTTTGAGGGTCACATGTCCAGCAGCGTAGATTCAGGGCACCCTGCGAAGCTTCGCAAGGTCAAAGATGAGAAGCCAGACGCCGACTGTGCCCCCTGTGAACTTTGTGGTGCTCTGTTAACAGAGGAGGACAAGTCGGCCCACTATTTGTCCAACCACATGGGCCATATATGTGCCTGTGGGAGGTGTGGCCAGGTGCTGATCAAAGGTCGGCAGCTTCAGGAGCACGCAGAGCGCTGCGGTGAATCCCAAGGCGGCGAGTCGGACTCCCACGGGGAGGACGAGGCGTCCCTGCTGGAGGAGCCGCAGGGGATGGAGGAGGGCCTGCTGGAGGCGGCCGACCTGGCCTGCTCTCACTGCGGTCTGCTGTTCCAGAACGAGAGCCTGGCACTGGAGCATGCCTTGTCCTGCCATGACCAGGAGCTGTTCCGCCCGGTGCTCTTAGAGGAGGGCGGTGAACCGGATCACCGCCGCAAACACTTCTGCAGCATCTGTGGCAAAGGCTTCTATCAGCGCTGCCACCTGCGGGAACACTACACCGTCCACACCAAGGAGAAGCAGTTCACCTGCCAGACCTGCGGGAAGCAGTTCCTGCGCGAGCGCCAGCTCAGGCTGCACACCGACATGCACAAAGGCATGGCACGTTACGTCTGCCCGGTCTGCGACCAGGGAACCTTCCTCAAACACGACCACGTCCGACACATGATCTCCCACCTGTCGGCGGGGGAAACCATCTGCCAGGTGTGTTTCCAGATCTTCCCCGGgggagagcagctggagaagcaCATGGATGTCCACCTGTACATCTGCGGCGTCTGTGGGGAGAAGTTCCGCCTCCGTAAAGACATGAGGAGCCACTATAACTCCAAGCACACCAAGAGACTATAG